A portion of the Nitratidesulfovibrio termitidis HI1 genome contains these proteins:
- a CDS encoding branched-chain amino acid ABC transporter permease, protein MPPDAINALAQYTLSGLTTGSVYALLALGYSLIFNATGIVNFTQGDFLSLGGLVLYSLLVSQGLPIFAAFPATILLVAVAGGLVERVCLRPARSRQMIILIFITMAASTLMRGLMKQGWGKLPLALPPLSPEVPFRLLGAVLTPQNLWVMGMTLCGIAALAWFFRATVTGKAMRAAAADPRTARLMGVEVERLTTLSFAFAGALGALGGMLITPITSLSYDIGLMLGLKGFAAAVLGGYGSFAGAVAGGVLLGLFESYGAGYVTSAYRDVLVFGLLILVLFVRPQGLFGATGRRA, encoded by the coding sequence ATGCCGCCAGACGCCATCAACGCCCTTGCACAGTACACCCTCAGCGGGCTGACCACCGGGTCGGTCTACGCGCTGCTGGCGCTGGGCTACAGCCTCATCTTCAATGCCACGGGCATCGTCAACTTTACCCAGGGCGACTTTCTGAGCCTTGGCGGGCTGGTCCTGTATAGCCTGCTGGTCAGCCAGGGGTTGCCCATCTTCGCGGCCTTTCCCGCCACCATCCTGCTCGTGGCCGTGGCGGGCGGGCTGGTGGAGCGGGTGTGCCTGCGCCCGGCCCGCAGCCGGCAGATGATCATCCTGATCTTCATCACCATGGCCGCCTCCACGCTGATGCGCGGCCTGATGAAGCAGGGCTGGGGCAAGCTGCCGCTGGCCCTGCCGCCCCTGTCGCCCGAGGTGCCCTTTCGCCTGCTGGGCGCGGTGCTGACCCCGCAGAACCTGTGGGTGATGGGCATGACCCTGTGCGGCATCGCGGCGCTGGCCTGGTTCTTTCGCGCCACGGTGACCGGCAAGGCCATGCGCGCCGCCGCGGCAGACCCGCGCACCGCACGGCTGATGGGGGTTGAGGTGGAACGGCTGACCACGCTGTCCTTCGCCTTTGCCGGGGCACTGGGGGCGCTTGGGGGCATGCTCATCACGCCCATCACGTCCCTTTCGTACGACATCGGCCTGATGCTGGGGCTGAAGGGCTTTGCCGCCGCGGTGCTCGGCGGCTACGGCAGCTTTGCCGGGGCCGTGGCGGGCGGGGTGTTGCTGGGCCTGTTCGAAAGCTACGGCGCGGGCTACGTGACCAGCGCCTACCGCGACGTGCTGGTGTTCGGCCTGCTCATCCTCGTATTGTTCGTGCGGCCTCAGGGGCTGTTCGGCGCCACCGGGAGGCGCGCATGA
- a CDS encoding molybdopterin-containing oxidoreductase family protein: protein MSPARHSPRLSPGQSPGSSPDSSTAPRTPSRPTLRLAPRVVRTSCRGCHGVCQVLVHLDDAGNPVRVTGDPDSPTSRGYICPKGAAGPQFITHPDRVRRPLLRTGPRGADQWKEISWEAALTLMASTFDRVRRESGPEYIALCQGTGRPYTEFTGRFVHALGSPNFVSPGHNCFLPRVIASSITMGWMPVADVYGHGGTMPRCMLVFGANAMETGAADGMCGAMMRRALRGAEQVIVADPRRTSTARAATRHLQLRPGTECALVLALLHVIIGEGLHDADFVARHCTGFAELGEHVRAFSPEWAAPITRVPAQDIITAARALATVKPASLLWGNGIDTSVNAFQTGRALLLLMAVTGNLDVPGGMVHWVPPPDIRCKSPLENKKVLGMHLLSPEQKARMIGAGRFPFCPGCHQPTFWDACVSGEPYRPRTVWLVGTNPMLTATRGDVVEAALRDHVEFSVVSDFFMTPTAQLADLVLPAAHWLEQDDVVYFHKLWCVMPRRRLAHGPHSGEARDDRAVMLDLAHRLGLDEAFPWPDWNAYLNWLLEPSGMDFRAFAEKGLVLGPMRYRKHETDGFPTPSGKVELVSSVMAGAGRPPLPVYVEPPLSPVSAPDVAAAYPFILMSGCKVLPFFHSEGRQIETLRRLRPEPRVAVHPDALARLGLADGDAVRVVSPYGQARFVASADDGLPPDVVQADHGWWFPERPGPDHGWRESCANLLYGHDHFDPDSGAEPLKCGLCRIEPA from the coding sequence ATGTCTCCAGCCAGACATTCCCCCCGCTTGTCCCCCGGACAGTCACCCGGATCATCCCCAGATTCGTCCACGGCGCCCCGCACTCCTTCCCGCCCCACACTCCGCCTTGCCCCGCGCGTGGTGCGCACCTCGTGCCGCGGGTGCCACGGCGTCTGCCAGGTGCTGGTGCATCTGGATGATGCGGGCAATCCGGTGCGCGTCACCGGCGATCCGGACAGCCCCACCAGCCGGGGCTACATCTGCCCCAAGGGCGCGGCGGGGCCGCAGTTCATCACCCACCCCGACCGGGTGCGCCGCCCCCTGCTGCGCACCGGGCCACGCGGGGCAGACCAGTGGAAGGAGATAAGCTGGGAGGCGGCGCTTACCCTCATGGCCTCCACCTTCGACCGGGTACGGCGCGAATCCGGGCCGGAATACATCGCGCTGTGCCAGGGCACGGGCCGCCCGTACACCGAATTCACCGGGCGGTTCGTCCATGCGCTGGGGTCGCCCAACTTCGTCTCGCCGGGGCACAACTGCTTTTTGCCGCGCGTGATCGCCTCGTCCATCACCATGGGCTGGATGCCCGTGGCCGACGTGTACGGCCACGGCGGGACCATGCCGCGCTGCATGCTGGTGTTCGGGGCCAACGCCATGGAAACCGGGGCCGCCGACGGCATGTGCGGGGCCATGATGCGCCGTGCCCTGCGCGGGGCGGAACAGGTCATCGTGGCCGACCCGCGCCGCACCTCCACAGCGCGCGCGGCCACCCGCCATCTGCAACTGCGCCCCGGCACGGAATGCGCGCTGGTGCTGGCCCTGCTGCACGTGATCATCGGCGAGGGGCTGCACGATGCGGACTTCGTGGCGCGCCACTGTACCGGCTTTGCCGAACTGGGCGAGCACGTACGCGCCTTTTCGCCGGAGTGGGCCGCACCTATCACCCGCGTGCCCGCGCAGGACATCATCACCGCCGCCCGTGCGCTGGCCACCGTAAAGCCCGCCAGCCTGCTGTGGGGCAACGGCATCGACACCAGCGTCAACGCCTTCCAGACCGGGCGCGCCCTGCTGCTGCTCATGGCCGTTACCGGCAACCTCGACGTGCCGGGCGGCATGGTGCACTGGGTGCCCCCACCGGACATCCGCTGCAAGTCGCCGCTGGAGAACAAGAAGGTGCTGGGCATGCACCTGCTGTCGCCGGAGCAGAAGGCCCGCATGATCGGCGCGGGGCGCTTTCCCTTCTGCCCCGGCTGCCACCAGCCCACGTTCTGGGACGCCTGCGTCAGCGGCGAACCGTACCGCCCCCGCACAGTGTGGCTGGTGGGCACCAACCCCATGCTTACCGCCACAAGGGGCGACGTGGTGGAGGCCGCCCTGCGCGACCACGTGGAGTTCAGCGTGGTCTCCGACTTCTTCATGACGCCCACGGCCCAACTGGCCGACCTGGTGCTGCCCGCCGCCCACTGGCTGGAACAGGACGACGTGGTCTATTTCCACAAGTTGTGGTGCGTGATGCCCCGGCGCAGGCTGGCCCATGGCCCGCATTCCGGCGAGGCCCGCGACGACCGTGCCGTGATGCTGGACCTGGCCCACCGCCTGGGCCTGGACGAGGCCTTTCCCTGGCCAGACTGGAACGCCTACCTGAACTGGCTGCTGGAACCTTCCGGCATGGATTTTCGCGCCTTTGCGGAAAAGGGGCTGGTGCTCGGCCCCATGCGCTATCGCAAGCACGAGACGGACGGCTTTCCCACGCCCAGCGGCAAGGTGGAACTGGTCAGCTCCGTCATGGCCGGTGCAGGCCGCCCGCCCCTGCCCGTGTACGTGGAGCCGCCCCTGTCGCCGGTTTCCGCGCCGGACGTGGCCGCCGCATACCCGTTCATCCTCATGTCCGGCTGCAAGGTGCTGCCCTTCTTTCATTCCGAAGGACGGCAAATCGAAACCTTGCGCCGTCTGCGCCCGGAACCCCGCGTGGCCGTGCACCCTGATGCACTGGCCCGCCTCGGCCTTGCCGACGGCGACGCGGTGCGGGTGGTCTCCCCCTACGGGCAGGCCCGCTTTGTTGCCTCCGCCGACGACGGCCTGCCGCCCGACGTGGTGCAGGCCGACCACGGCTGGTGGTTTCCCGAACGGCCCGGACCAGACCACGGCTGGCGCGAAAGCTGCGCCAACCTGCTGTACGGGCACGACCACTTCGACCCGGACAGCGGCGCGGAACCGCTGAAGTGCGGGCTTTGCCGCATCGAACCCGCGTAG
- a CDS encoding glutamine--tRNA ligase/YqeY domain fusion protein, which translates to MSDHNASEPDRKAEPGLDFIRALITADNANGRFDSRVHTRFPPEPNGYLHIGHAKSICLNFGVAREFGGKCNLRFDDTNPLKESQEYVDSIREDVKWLGGDWEDREFYASNYFEQLYQYAEQLILAGKAYVDSLSADEIREHRGTLTAPGKESPYRNRSVEENLDLFRRMRAGEFKDGEHVLRARIDMASPNVVMRDPTLYRIRHAHHHRTGDTWCIYPMYDYTHCISDSIEGITHSVCTLEFVNNRELYDWTLDTLGIYHPQQLEFARLNLTYTVLSKRKLIQLVEGGYVNGWDDPRMPTISGLRRRGVTPEALQDFCARIGVAKADSVVDFSLLEFCMREHLNAVAPRVMGVLDPIKVVIENYPDDQVETFDMPYHPEDTSHGSRTVPFSKVLYIERDDFREDPPKKYHRLAPGAEVRLRYAYYITCREVVKDADGNITELRCTYDPATKGGWSQDGRKVKGTIHWVSAAHALHAEVRLYEHLFSVENPNAAEDGKTFVDYLNPDSLKTVTAMLEPALADVAPGTRVQFERIGYFCADKDGTPGKPVFNRTVGLRDSWAKIEKKEGA; encoded by the coding sequence ATGAGCGATCACAACGCCAGCGAGCCCGACCGCAAGGCCGAGCCGGGTCTCGATTTCATCCGCGCGCTGATTACGGCGGACAACGCCAATGGCCGCTTCGACAGCCGGGTGCACACCCGCTTTCCCCCGGAACCCAACGGCTACCTGCACATCGGGCACGCCAAGTCCATCTGCCTCAACTTCGGGGTGGCGCGGGAATTCGGCGGCAAGTGCAACCTGCGCTTCGACGACACCAACCCGCTGAAGGAAAGCCAGGAATACGTGGATTCCATCCGCGAGGACGTGAAGTGGCTTGGCGGCGACTGGGAAGACCGCGAGTTCTACGCCTCCAACTATTTCGAGCAGCTCTACCAGTACGCGGAACAGCTGATCCTTGCGGGCAAGGCCTACGTTGACAGCCTGTCTGCGGACGAAATTCGCGAACATCGCGGCACGCTTACCGCCCCCGGCAAGGAAAGCCCCTACCGCAACCGCAGCGTGGAGGAAAACCTGGACCTGTTCCGGCGCATGCGCGCGGGCGAGTTCAAGGACGGCGAACACGTGCTGCGCGCCAGGATCGACATGGCCTCTCCCAACGTGGTCATGCGCGACCCCACGCTGTACCGCATCCGCCATGCCCATCACCACCGCACCGGCGATACGTGGTGCATCTACCCGATGTACGACTACACGCACTGCATCTCGGATTCCATCGAGGGCATCACCCATTCCGTCTGCACGCTGGAGTTCGTGAACAACCGCGAACTGTACGACTGGACGCTGGATACCCTAGGCATCTACCACCCGCAGCAGCTGGAATTTGCCCGGCTGAACCTGACCTACACCGTGCTGTCCAAGCGCAAGCTGATCCAGCTTGTGGAAGGCGGCTACGTGAACGGCTGGGACGACCCGCGCATGCCCACCATCAGCGGGCTGCGCCGCCGGGGCGTAACGCCGGAAGCATTGCAGGACTTCTGCGCGCGCATCGGCGTGGCCAAGGCCGATTCGGTGGTGGATTTCTCGTTGCTGGAATTCTGCATGCGCGAACACCTGAACGCCGTGGCCCCGCGCGTGATGGGCGTGCTGGACCCCATCAAGGTCGTCATCGAGAACTACCCCGACGACCAGGTGGAAACCTTCGACATGCCCTACCACCCGGAAGACACGTCGCACGGGTCGCGCACGGTGCCCTTCTCGAAGGTGCTGTACATCGAGCGCGACGACTTCCGCGAAGACCCGCCCAAGAAGTACCACCGCCTGGCCCCCGGCGCGGAGGTGCGGCTGCGCTACGCCTACTACATCACCTGCCGCGAGGTGGTGAAGGACGCGGACGGCAACATCACGGAACTGCGCTGCACCTACGACCCGGCCACCAAGGGCGGCTGGTCGCAGGACGGGCGCAAGGTGAAGGGCACCATCCACTGGGTGTCTGCCGCGCATGCCCTGCACGCGGAAGTGCGCCTGTACGAGCACCTGTTCAGCGTGGAAAACCCCAACGCGGCGGAAGACGGCAAGACCTTCGTGGACTACCTGAACCCTGATTCGTTGAAGACCGTCACCGCCATGCTGGAACCGGCCCTGGCCGACGTGGCCCCCGGCACCCGCGTGCAGTTCGAGCGCATCGGCTACTTCTGCGCCGACAAGGACGGCACCCCCGGCAAGCCGGTGTTCAACCGCACCGTGGGCCTGCGCGACAGCTGGGCCAAGATCGAGAAGAAGGAAGGCGCGTAA
- the rsgA gene encoding ribosome small subunit-dependent GTPase A — MLQSWGFDPWFAAHAAEMVMEGCGVARVCAVDRGAYRIRGEGGEVPAELAGRLAYHTDNPADLPCVGDWVTAQWHSDGTAAIIHRVFPRRTVLRRKAAGDGCGVQMIAANIDTAFIVQSCHYDFNPGRLERYLVMLEDGGVEPVVVLTKTDLVTPDDLANLLAVVAAVTPARVIALSSVTGAGLDVLRQALVPGRTYCLLGSSGVGKTTLLNQLTSGQAGARTGDGHAHATRAVSATGEGTHTTTRRQLTMLDGGSLVVDTPGMREVGTVAAADGVDAGFADIALLAGACRYADCRHEREAGCAVRAAVDRGELSATHYRNYLKLRKEAEFSELSQLDRRRKDKAFGKMVKSVKKHMGY, encoded by the coding sequence ATGTTGCAATCATGGGGTTTCGACCCGTGGTTTGCCGCGCACGCGGCGGAAATGGTTATGGAAGGTTGCGGCGTTGCCCGGGTTTGCGCAGTGGACCGGGGGGCGTACCGCATACGGGGCGAAGGAGGCGAGGTTCCGGCGGAACTGGCGGGCAGGCTTGCCTACCACACGGACAATCCCGCCGACCTGCCGTGCGTGGGGGACTGGGTGACGGCGCAGTGGCACAGCGACGGAACGGCGGCCATCATCCACCGGGTGTTCCCGCGCCGGACCGTGCTGCGGCGCAAGGCGGCGGGCGATGGCTGCGGTGTGCAGATGATTGCGGCGAACATCGACACGGCGTTCATCGTGCAGTCGTGTCACTACGACTTCAACCCCGGCAGGCTGGAACGCTATCTGGTCATGCTGGAGGACGGAGGCGTGGAACCCGTGGTGGTGCTGACCAAGACGGACCTCGTCACGCCGGACGACCTCGCGAACCTGCTGGCTGTGGTGGCCGCCGTCACGCCTGCGCGGGTGATCGCACTCAGCAGCGTGACCGGGGCCGGTCTGGATGTGCTGCGCCAGGCGCTTGTACCGGGCAGGACCTATTGCCTGCTCGGTTCGTCGGGCGTGGGCAAGACGACCCTGCTCAACCAGCTGACAAGCGGGCAGGCCGGGGCGCGGACAGGGGACGGGCATGCACATGCCACGCGTGCTGTGAGCGCCACCGGCGAAGGCACCCACACCACCACTCGTCGCCAGCTCACCATGCTGGACGGCGGATCGCTGGTAGTGGACACGCCGGGCATGCGCGAGGTGGGCACCGTGGCCGCAGCGGACGGCGTGGACGCAGGCTTTGCGGACATCGCCCTGCTGGCGGGCGCATGCCGCTATGCCGACTGTCGCCACGAACGCGAGGCGGGCTGCGCCGTGCGGGCCGCCGTGGACCGTGGCGAACTGTCCGCCACGCATTACCGCAACTACCTGAAGCTGCGCAAAGAAGCCGAGTTCAGCGAACTATCGCAGCTCGACCGGCGCAGAAAGGACAAGGCTTTCGGCAAGATGGTGAAGTCGGTCAAGAAACACATGGGATACTGA
- a CDS encoding GNAT family N-acetyltransferase yields MHIRDERPGNQQDSRAISHIEYTAFKGHPMHAPGAEPTEHLIPGLLRASGDLTLSLLAEVDGELVGHVALSPAVVGKDRAGWYLLGPVGVLPSMQGRGIGSALIREALRRMRDIGALGVVLVGDPGYYTRLGFACVAGLHYPGVPDQYVLAVRFSDRLPQGDIIVHAAFAEQA; encoded by the coding sequence ATGCACATCAGAGACGAACGCCCCGGCAACCAGCAGGACAGCCGGGCGATCTCCCATATCGAGTACACGGCCTTCAAGGGCCACCCCATGCACGCGCCCGGCGCGGAACCCACGGAGCACCTGATACCCGGACTGCTGCGCGCCAGCGGCGACCTGACCCTGTCCCTGCTGGCAGAGGTGGACGGCGAACTCGTGGGCCACGTGGCCCTTTCGCCCGCCGTGGTGGGAAAGGACCGCGCTGGTTGGTACTTGCTGGGCCCGGTGGGCGTGCTGCCGTCCATGCAGGGCCGGGGCATCGGCTCCGCCCTGATCCGCGAGGCGCTACGGCGCATGCGCGACATCGGTGCGCTGGGCGTGGTGCTGGTGGGCGACCCCGGCTACTACACCCGCCTCGGCTTCGCCTGCGTGGCGGGTCTGCACTATCCCGGCGTGCCCGACCAGTATGTGCTGGCCGTGAGATTCAGCGACCGATTGCCGCAGGGCGACATCATCGTCCACGCAGCCTTCGCGGAACAGGCCTAG